Proteins found in one Zea mays cultivar B73 chromosome 1, Zm-B73-REFERENCE-NAM-5.0, whole genome shotgun sequence genomic segment:
- the LOC103644128 gene encoding uncharacterized protein isoform X2: protein MADSGALVVTEARQQHPLSQIAASETHRLLLKQWVKEEDLLARRVVLWEACLNGARKEIAFLYCAFFAFHSASVLLLFLSSSSSSSAGLAAATTACRRSWILCLVSLLSSLAMIWALWYKSDTEAILERVLAREREDALHLARAKNLRAEAKGAADRPRRWQTRDLAVFAFFAVACGVLMLTRFLLCN from the exons ATGGCTGACTCTGGCGCCCTCGTCGTGACGGAGGCGCGACAGCAACACCCGTTGAGCCAGATCGCGGCGAGCGAGACGCACCGGCTGCTGCTCAAGCAGTGGGTCAAGGAGGAGGACCTGCTGGCGCGTCGCGTGGTGCTATGGGAGGCCTGCCTCAACGGCGCCCGCAAGGAGATCGCCTTCCTCTACTGCGCCTTCTTCGCCTTCCACTCCGCTTCCGTGTTGCTCCTCTtcctctcctcctcctcctcctcctccgctgGCTTGGCGGCAGCGACAACAGCGTGCAGACGAtcatggatcctctgccttgtcTCGCTGCTCTCCTCGCTCGCCATGATCTGGGCGCTGTGGTACAAGTCTGACACGGAGGCCATCCTGGAGCGCGTCCTCGCGCGAGAGCGCGAGGATGCGCTGCACCTAGCTAG GGCCAAGAACCTCCGCGCTGAGGCCAAGGGCGCAGCAGACAGGCCCAGGAGGTGGCAGACCAGGGACCTGGCCGTCTTCGCGTTCTTCGCCGTCGCCTGCGGGGTGCTCATGCTCACCAGGTTCCTGCTCTGCAATTAG
- the LOC103644128 gene encoding uncharacterized protein isoform X1, whose product MADSGALVVTEARQQHPLSQIAASETHRLLLKQWVKEEDLLARRVVLWEACLNGARKEIAFLYCAFFAFHSASVLLLFLSSSSSSSAGLAAATTACRRSWILCLVSLLSSLAMIWALWYKSDTEAILERVLAREREDALHLARCVSELKRKGLRFDLLKEVDTVRRAKNLRAEAKGAADRPRRWQTRDLAVFAFFAVACGVLMLTRFLLCN is encoded by the coding sequence ATGGCTGACTCTGGCGCCCTCGTCGTGACGGAGGCGCGACAGCAACACCCGTTGAGCCAGATCGCGGCGAGCGAGACGCACCGGCTGCTGCTCAAGCAGTGGGTCAAGGAGGAGGACCTGCTGGCGCGTCGCGTGGTGCTATGGGAGGCCTGCCTCAACGGCGCCCGCAAGGAGATCGCCTTCCTCTACTGCGCCTTCTTCGCCTTCCACTCCGCTTCCGTGTTGCTCCTCTtcctctcctcctcctcctcctcctccgctgGCTTGGCGGCAGCGACAACAGCGTGCAGACGAtcatggatcctctgccttgtcTCGCTGCTCTCCTCGCTCGCCATGATCTGGGCGCTGTGGTACAAGTCTGACACGGAGGCCATCCTGGAGCGCGTCCTCGCGCGAGAGCGCGAGGATGCGCTGCACCTAGCTAGGTGCGTCTCTGAGCTCAAGCGCAAGGGCCTCCGCTTCGACCTGCTCAAGGAGGTGGACACTGTGCGCAGGGCCAAGAACCTCCGCGCTGAGGCCAAGGGCGCAGCAGACAGGCCCAGGAGGTGGCAGACCAGGGACCTGGCCGTCTTCGCGTTCTTCGCCGTCGCCTGCGGGGTGCTCATGCTCACCAGGTTCCTGCTCTGCAATTAG